One window of the Microbispora sp. ZYX-F-249 genome contains the following:
- a CDS encoding VirB4 family type IV secretion system protein has translation MKLSSRRNSRLGHGFGPDAVEVRARSLQVGDNHCATLAVTGYPREVTPGWLEPLLTYPGRLDVSFHVDPVPSLVASDRLRKQLARLESGLRSDQQHGRLIDPSAEVAAEDAQELASRIARGQAKLFRTSIYLTVHATTAEELEDACAQVRALTASLLLDARVVTFRQLQGWVSALPMAYDNLQMRRTFDTPALAAAFPFTSPDLTADLGPTTVLYGANAASSSLVAWDRFAQPNHNSTILGCSGGGKSYLAKLEALRSLYTGVEVAVIDPEDEYARLCAAVGGAYLQLGAANVRLNPFDLPAPDQREGDALTRRSLFLHTLVAVILGEPLDKASKAALDRAIIAAYKSAGITFDRRTWKRRPPLMRDLADALATDDDPKARELAAGLAPYVTGSHRRLFDGHTTTRPDSHLIVFSLRDLPEELKAVGTLLTLDAVWRRVSDPGNRRPRLVVVDEAWLLMRDPEGAKFLLRMAKSARKHWAGLSVVTQDAADLLGSDIGQAIIANSATQILLRQAPQAIDRVAAAFRLSDGERQLLLSAERGFGLLASDSGASRVAFQVLASEQEHRLATSSPSELAAYGDLTADEEDEF, from the coding sequence GTGAAACTCAGTTCGCGCCGTAACTCACGACTCGGACATGGATTCGGCCCCGACGCGGTCGAAGTCCGGGCCCGAAGCCTGCAGGTCGGCGACAACCATTGCGCGACGCTCGCCGTCACCGGCTACCCGCGCGAGGTCACACCCGGCTGGCTGGAACCCCTGCTCACCTACCCGGGGCGGCTGGATGTGTCCTTCCACGTCGACCCGGTGCCGTCCCTGGTCGCCTCCGACCGGCTCCGCAAACAGCTCGCCCGGCTGGAATCCGGCCTGCGCAGCGACCAGCAGCACGGCCGGCTCATCGACCCCAGCGCGGAGGTCGCTGCCGAAGACGCCCAGGAGCTGGCCTCCCGGATCGCGCGCGGCCAGGCCAAGCTGTTCCGCACCTCGATCTACCTCACCGTCCACGCCACCACGGCAGAGGAACTGGAGGACGCCTGCGCCCAGGTCCGCGCCCTGACCGCCTCCCTCCTGCTGGACGCGCGCGTGGTCACCTTCCGGCAACTCCAGGGCTGGGTGTCGGCGCTACCCATGGCGTACGACAACCTGCAGATGCGGCGCACTTTCGACACCCCGGCGCTCGCGGCGGCCTTCCCCTTCACCAGTCCGGACCTGACCGCCGATCTCGGCCCGACGACCGTTCTGTACGGCGCGAACGCAGCCAGTTCCTCCCTGGTGGCCTGGGACCGGTTCGCCCAGCCCAACCACAACTCGACAATCCTGGGCTGTTCCGGCGGCGGCAAGTCCTACCTGGCCAAGCTGGAAGCACTGCGCTCGCTCTACACCGGCGTCGAGGTCGCCGTCATCGACCCCGAAGACGAGTACGCCCGCCTGTGCGCGGCCGTCGGCGGCGCCTACCTGCAACTCGGCGCGGCGAACGTCCGCCTCAACCCCTTCGACCTACCAGCCCCCGATCAGCGGGAGGGCGACGCGCTCACCCGACGCTCGCTGTTCCTGCACACCCTGGTCGCGGTCATACTCGGTGAACCGCTCGACAAGGCCAGCAAGGCGGCACTCGACCGGGCCATCATCGCCGCCTACAAGAGCGCGGGAATCACCTTCGACCGGCGTACCTGGAAACGCCGCCCGCCGCTCATGCGCGACCTCGCCGACGCACTGGCCACCGACGACGACCCCAAGGCCAGGGAACTGGCCGCCGGGCTCGCACCGTACGTCACCGGAAGCCACCGCCGGCTCTTCGACGGCCACACCACCACCCGGCCCGACTCCCACCTCATCGTGTTCTCCTTGCGGGATCTACCCGAAGAGCTCAAGGCGGTCGGCACCCTGCTGACCCTGGACGCGGTCTGGCGGCGCGTCTCCGACCCGGGCAATCGCCGCCCCCGTCTCGTCGTGGTCGACGAGGCGTGGCTGCTCATGCGGGACCCGGAGGGCGCGAAGTTCCTGCTGCGGATGGCCAAGAGCGCCCGCAAACACTGGGCCGGGCTGTCGGTGGTCACCCAGGACGCCGCCGACCTGCTCGGCTCCGACATCGGTCAGGCGATCATCGCCAACTCCGCCACCCAGATCCTGCTCCGCCAGGCACCCCAGGCGATCGACAGAGTCGCCGCCGCCTTCCGCCTGTCCGATGGCGAACGCCAGCTCCTGCTGTCGGCCGAGCGCGGTTTTGGGCTCCTGGCCTCCGACTCCGGCGCGTCCCGGGTCGCCTTCCAGGTGTTGGCCAGCGAGCAGGAACACCGCCTGGCCACGTCATCACCCTCCGAGCTGGCCGCCTATGGAGACCTCACGGCAGACGAGGAGGACGAGTTCTGA
- a CDS encoding type IV secretory system conjugative DNA transfer family protein, with amino-acid sequence MLQNLLYNPDAFIEMFLTWVSTHVWWLTFGVSAAAIVLELLSALVVRLRHRAATKGARCVEILAPPVADMAGSEALWTNLMGLLRPAWKRLLFGQPHLAFEYVFGVGGVRIRLWVPGTVPQHLVEHAIESAWPSARTAVVEAAPPVPFGGQATGGHLVIARSELLPIRHSHDHDPLRALLGAAVGMPTWQHAAVQILARPATGRRLAQLISGGPAGVTSRGGLAVPLGLVRGFLDFVTPGPMHPRLHPAHLSPTNRAARLEESAEARAIRDKAQRPRYEVAIRYAVQADDPTSGDERDRKQAREARRSAIRGRAHAVASSFALFAGHNRLERHRLALPAERVASRMLRRGFLLSVPEIAALAHLPLDAAVPGLSRAGARSVPPAPQVAAKGKVLGFCDAGHVRPVALRVADSFHHVHVLGPNGTGKSTLLAQMILSDIEAGHGVAVVDAKGDLVTDLLGLIPEEAGERLALIDPDDRHPRPALNVLSGPDRETLADNLVGIFHKIYADSWGPRSDDILRGCALTLSRNGGTLADIPALLSDPLYRKDLTERLDDPFLLGFWNWYEHLSEQAQAHVTAPIMNKLRAFLLRPFVRDILGSARSTFDVGDVLDGKILLARLPKGVLGDDTARLLGSLLLAQVWQAASHRARLGHTRSPSALYVDETQNFLNLPHALADMLAEARAYRLSMVLAHQHLAQLPRDLCQAISSDARNKIYFSLSPEDAREVEHHFSPYLTRHDLANLGAFQAAARLVVRSAETPPFTLRTRPLPEPDPDLAARVRLAAARAHGRHPTATDPLPEGDPRTQPKGES; translated from the coding sequence ATGCTCCAGAACCTTCTCTATAATCCCGATGCCTTCATCGAGATGTTCCTGACCTGGGTGAGCACCCATGTCTGGTGGCTCACCTTCGGGGTTTCGGCCGCTGCGATCGTGCTTGAACTGCTCAGCGCCCTGGTCGTACGGCTGCGCCACCGCGCCGCGACGAAGGGGGCGCGGTGCGTGGAGATCCTCGCGCCTCCGGTGGCGGACATGGCGGGGTCGGAGGCGCTGTGGACCAACCTGATGGGGCTGCTACGCCCGGCCTGGAAGCGGCTGCTGTTCGGTCAGCCGCACCTGGCCTTCGAGTACGTCTTCGGCGTCGGCGGCGTACGGATCCGGCTGTGGGTCCCCGGCACCGTCCCCCAACACCTGGTCGAGCACGCGATCGAATCGGCCTGGCCATCGGCGCGTACCGCGGTCGTGGAGGCGGCCCCGCCGGTCCCCTTCGGCGGGCAGGCGACCGGCGGGCACCTGGTGATCGCCCGTAGCGAGCTGCTGCCGATCCGCCACTCCCATGACCACGACCCGCTCCGCGCCCTGCTCGGAGCCGCCGTGGGCATGCCCACCTGGCAGCACGCAGCGGTGCAGATCCTCGCCCGCCCCGCGACCGGCCGCCGCCTCGCCCAGCTGATCAGCGGAGGCCCCGCTGGAGTGACCAGCAGGGGCGGGCTGGCTGTACCGCTCGGGCTGGTGCGCGGCTTTCTGGACTTCGTCACCCCCGGCCCGATGCACCCCCGGCTCCATCCAGCGCATCTCAGCCCCACCAATCGTGCCGCCCGGCTGGAGGAATCGGCCGAAGCACGGGCCATCCGCGACAAAGCCCAGCGTCCCCGGTACGAGGTAGCGATCCGCTACGCCGTACAGGCAGACGACCCCACGTCGGGGGACGAGCGCGACCGCAAGCAGGCCCGTGAGGCCCGGCGCAGCGCCATCCGGGGCCGGGCGCATGCGGTCGCCTCGTCGTTCGCCCTGTTCGCCGGGCACAACCGGCTGGAACGGCACCGGCTCGCCCTGCCCGCCGAGCGGGTGGCCTCGCGGATGCTCCGGCGCGGGTTCCTGCTGTCGGTGCCCGAAATCGCCGCTTTGGCGCACCTTCCCTTGGATGCCGCCGTACCGGGTCTGAGTCGTGCCGGGGCCAGGTCGGTGCCGCCCGCGCCGCAGGTCGCCGCGAAGGGCAAGGTGCTCGGCTTCTGCGATGCCGGGCACGTGCGGCCGGTCGCGCTGCGCGTCGCCGATTCGTTCCACCATGTGCACGTCCTCGGCCCGAACGGCACCGGCAAAAGCACGCTGCTGGCCCAGATGATCCTGTCCGACATCGAGGCCGGCCATGGCGTCGCCGTCGTCGACGCCAAGGGAGACCTGGTCACCGACCTGCTCGGCCTCATCCCCGAAGAAGCGGGCGAGCGTCTGGCTCTGATCGACCCGGACGACCGCCATCCCCGGCCGGCGCTCAACGTGCTGAGCGGCCCGGACCGGGAAACCCTCGCCGACAACCTCGTCGGCATCTTCCACAAGATCTACGCCGACTCCTGGGGACCGCGCAGCGACGACATCCTGCGCGGCTGCGCCCTCACCCTGTCCCGCAACGGCGGAACCCTGGCCGACATCCCGGCCCTGCTCAGCGATCCCCTCTACCGAAAAGACCTCACCGAACGGCTCGACGACCCGTTCCTGCTGGGATTCTGGAACTGGTACGAGCACCTGTCCGAGCAGGCCCAGGCCCACGTCACCGCGCCCATCATGAACAAGCTGCGGGCGTTCCTTCTCCGCCCGTTCGTCCGCGACATCCTCGGCTCGGCCCGGTCCACCTTCGACGTCGGCGACGTCCTGGACGGCAAGATCCTGCTCGCCCGCCTCCCCAAGGGAGTCCTCGGCGACGACACCGCACGCCTGCTCGGCTCGCTTCTGCTGGCCCAGGTCTGGCAGGCCGCCTCCCACCGCGCCCGGCTCGGACACACCCGCTCGCCCTCCGCCTTGTACGTGGACGAGACGCAGAACTTCCTGAACCTCCCGCACGCGCTGGCGGACATGCTCGCCGAGGCCCGCGCCTACCGGCTGTCGATGGTGCTCGCCCACCAGCACCTGGCCCAGCTCCCCCGCGACCTGTGCCAGGCCATCAGCTCCGACGCCCGCAACAAGATCTACTTCTCGCTCTCACCCGAGGACGCCCGCGAAGTCGAGCACCACTTCAGCCCCTACCTGACCCGGCACGACCTGGCCAACCTCGGCGCCTTCCAAGCCGCCGCCCGGCTCGTGGTGCGCTCCGCGGAAACCCCGCCCTTCACCCTGCGCACCCGGCCCCTGCCCGAACCCGACCCCGACCTCGCCGCACGCGTACGGCTCGCCGCCGCCCGCGCCCACGGCCGACACCCCACCGCCACCGACCCCCTCCCGGAAGGAGACCCCCGCACCCAACCAAAAGGAGAATCATGA
- a CDS encoding replication-relaxation family protein has protein sequence MNQHYTPRVLDSLVMRLSGHDRRLLRMVWTHEVLTTHQLLQAAFDNDHTGRHRLVKLNRLGALDRFRPRLPLGSAPWHYVLGEAGAAVLALEDGVTLSEFGYRRGQALSIAYGQRLAHTIGVNGIFAALSGHARRTSGCRLDAWWTETRCKAMWGKHVRPDAYGRWTDNGLTLDFFLEYDTGTETLDRVAAKLGGYASLAAVSGIDTPVLFLTSGARREANLHDRLRLRGALVSVPVATATEGQEPHEAIWLPGNRTEGRLRLAELARHFGQQARP, from the coding sequence ATGAACCAGCACTACACGCCTCGCGTCCTCGACTCGCTCGTCATGCGGCTCAGCGGCCACGACCGGCGCCTGCTCCGCATGGTCTGGACCCACGAGGTCCTGACCACCCACCAACTCCTCCAGGCTGCGTTCGACAACGACCACACCGGCCGCCACCGCCTGGTCAAGCTGAACCGCCTCGGCGCACTCGACCGTTTCCGTCCCCGGCTCCCTCTCGGCTCCGCGCCCTGGCACTACGTCCTGGGCGAGGCCGGCGCCGCCGTCCTGGCCCTGGAAGACGGCGTCACCCTGTCGGAATTCGGCTACCGGCGCGGCCAGGCCCTGTCCATCGCCTACGGCCAGCGCCTCGCGCACACCATCGGCGTGAACGGCATCTTCGCCGCCCTATCCGGCCACGCACGCCGCACCTCCGGGTGCCGCCTGGACGCCTGGTGGACAGAGACACGGTGCAAGGCCATGTGGGGCAAACACGTACGGCCCGACGCCTACGGCCGATGGACCGACAACGGCCTCACCCTGGACTTCTTCCTCGAATACGACACCGGCACCGAAACACTCGACCGAGTCGCCGCGAAACTCGGCGGATACGCCTCCCTGGCCGCCGTCAGCGGCATCGACACCCCGGTGCTGTTCCTCACCAGCGGCGCGCGGCGTGAGGCCAACCTGCATGACCGGCTGCGACTCCGAGGCGCTCTCGTGTCAGTACCCGTCGCGACCGCCACCGAGGGCCAGGAACCGCACGAGGCGATATGGCTACCAGGCAACCGGACGGAAGGACGGCTCCGCCTCGCCGAACTCGCGCGCCACTTCGGCCAGCAGGCGCGCCCTTGA
- a CDS encoding C40 family peptidase — MITELGAGKFIATGGCLVCGVVVIAAIGGGAKYAFTAGDTAKLRAAVCAYSASPNAVRRVPAARFGLSSQQIANAREIVNVAARLGLPKRAAEIALGTALQESGLTNLRTGSGSYGLFQQQPSQAWGTKQQVTTPSHAARSFYTRLIKIPGWEHMPLTKAAALVQRPREDLRDAYAKHEPRAKALVALLWKGGSPRRAAVDTATRDDMRVSIQAAAGLGVPRDELVASIAADLAGQESGEQPDPDEIRKRADDIVTAVAGQLCKELKLRADNPADETASDGSVLIENPAGRGAIAVRAALGMIGVPYSWGGGGPGGPSFGTGRGAGTKGFDCSGLTEYAWSKAGVSIGSSTGPQWHSGKHVDRSQLQPGDLVFFAYNPRNPGTIHHVGLYIGKGKMVHAPHTGSHVQIAPMSRSDYAGAVRPS, encoded by the coding sequence TTGATCACAGAGCTCGGGGCCGGCAAATTCATCGCGACGGGCGGTTGCCTGGTATGCGGCGTCGTCGTCATCGCCGCCATCGGGGGCGGAGCCAAGTACGCCTTCACCGCTGGCGACACGGCTAAGCTCCGAGCTGCGGTCTGCGCCTACTCGGCCTCGCCGAACGCGGTACGGCGGGTGCCCGCTGCCCGCTTCGGGCTCTCCTCGCAGCAGATCGCGAACGCCCGGGAGATCGTTAACGTCGCCGCCAGGCTGGGGCTGCCCAAGCGAGCCGCCGAGATCGCCCTCGGCACCGCGCTTCAGGAAAGCGGTCTTACAAATTTAAGGACCGGCAGCGGCTCGTACGGGCTGTTCCAGCAGCAGCCGTCCCAAGCCTGGGGAACGAAGCAGCAAGTCACCACCCCATCCCACGCGGCCCGCTCCTTCTACACGCGCCTGATCAAGATCCCCGGCTGGGAGCACATGCCGCTCACCAAGGCTGCGGCGCTCGTCCAGCGTCCCCGGGAGGACCTGCGGGACGCCTACGCCAAGCACGAACCGCGTGCCAAGGCACTGGTCGCCCTGCTGTGGAAAGGCGGATCGCCCAGGCGAGCGGCCGTGGACACGGCCACGAGGGACGACATGCGGGTCAGTATTCAAGCCGCAGCCGGGCTCGGTGTTCCACGTGACGAACTCGTGGCCAGCATCGCGGCAGACCTGGCCGGTCAGGAATCAGGTGAGCAACCCGATCCGGATGAGATCAGGAAGCGCGCCGACGACATCGTGACCGCCGTCGCTGGCCAGCTCTGTAAGGAACTGAAACTCAGGGCGGACAACCCTGCCGACGAGACGGCCTCCGACGGAAGCGTGCTGATCGAGAACCCTGCCGGGCGAGGTGCGATCGCGGTCAGAGCCGCGCTAGGCATGATCGGCGTGCCCTACTCCTGGGGCGGCGGCGGGCCAGGCGGGCCGAGCTTCGGCACCGGCCGCGGGGCCGGGACCAAGGGCTTCGACTGCAGCGGCCTCACGGAGTACGCGTGGAGCAAGGCAGGAGTCAGCATCGGATCTTCCACCGGCCCCCAGTGGCACTCGGGCAAGCACGTCGACCGCTCCCAGCTCCAACCAGGCGACCTGGTCTTCTTCGCTTACAACCCCCGAAATCCCGGCACGATCCACCACGTGGGCCTCTACATCGGCAAGGGGAAGATGGTCCACGCCCCGCACACCGGCAGCCACGTGCAGATCGCGCCGATGTCCCGAAGCGACTACGCCGGGGCCGTACGACCGTCTTAG
- a CDS encoding prepilin peptidase, whose amino-acid sequence MSTIGVALGATTVGLLIGRIARIVTDHFAPRKDMRYSIEIITAAVFGLLGWRIGIAPLLPAYLYTATAGVALSVIDLRTRRLPDALTLPSYVVLLALVAVGGIVSRDGAVTVGLVLGAMGAFSLYWCFRRMNTALGPGDVKASGLVGGILGTIGVHAWVVGIGAGLILAALYAVTMLISRKGSASTLIPYGPFMFAGCLVAVLAT is encoded by the coding sequence GTGTCGACGATCGGCGTTGCCCTGGGGGCCACCACCGTCGGCCTCCTCATCGGGCGAATCGCCCGGATCGTCACCGACCACTTCGCCCCGCGAAAAGACATGCGGTACTCAATCGAGATCATCACTGCGGCGGTGTTCGGGCTGCTCGGGTGGCGGATCGGTATTGCTCCGCTTCTCCCCGCGTACCTCTATACGGCCACTGCTGGAGTAGCGCTCAGCGTGATCGACCTGCGGACGCGACGACTGCCGGACGCGCTCACGCTGCCCTCGTACGTCGTCCTCCTGGCGCTCGTGGCCGTCGGCGGGATAGTGAGCAGGGACGGAGCGGTCACCGTGGGCCTGGTCCTCGGCGCGATGGGCGCCTTCTCGCTCTACTGGTGCTTCCGCCGGATGAACACCGCACTCGGGCCGGGAGACGTCAAGGCGTCCGGTCTTGTCGGCGGGATCCTCGGGACCATCGGCGTACACGCCTGGGTCGTCGGGATCGGCGCGGGGCTCATACTGGCGGCGCTATACGCGGTGACCATGCTGATCAGCCGGAAGGGCTCCGCATCCACCCTCATACCGTATGGACCGTTCATGTTCGCCGGCTGCCTTGTGGCCGTCCTCGCGACGTGA
- a CDS encoding DUF932 domain-containing protein — protein MSRESLEWLNANTLIGFTEKRGTAWHYRASMQAEEPNHYLGPIPVDDVKRRLFGWEALSSPVYVEDPRGGLAQVPGRQAIVRSDNGHVMGIFSDGYEPHPYVEWLINTVSRLLDADLSIGSAGLLKGGAVAWVSVEVPDNVVTPEGVEFRPHLFGATSFDGSLATTFKRAVTHIVCDNTMAAGLAERGQQVKIKHSRHSKLRLAEAREALNIVYALADEFSTAVRDLCRVDVTERQWQAFLDAHTPMPRERGRSRTMAENKRDTLAKLWNHDLRVAPWRGTAWGVVQAVNTFTHHEQNVRGAERAERNMLRAITGGIDELDQGTLLTLSKVLGENVIARLRP, from the coding sequence ATGTCCAGGGAGTCTCTGGAGTGGCTGAACGCCAACACCTTGATCGGCTTCACCGAGAAGCGCGGTACGGCCTGGCACTACCGCGCGAGCATGCAGGCCGAGGAGCCGAACCACTACCTCGGCCCGATCCCCGTGGACGACGTCAAGCGTCGGCTGTTCGGCTGGGAGGCGCTGAGCAGCCCGGTCTACGTGGAAGACCCGCGCGGCGGGCTGGCCCAGGTGCCCGGACGACAGGCCATCGTGCGCAGCGACAACGGCCATGTCATGGGCATCTTCTCCGACGGGTACGAGCCGCATCCCTACGTCGAATGGCTGATCAACACCGTCTCCAGGCTCCTGGACGCCGATCTGTCGATCGGATCCGCCGGACTGCTCAAGGGGGGAGCGGTCGCCTGGGTGTCGGTCGAAGTGCCCGACAACGTCGTCACGCCCGAAGGCGTCGAGTTCCGGCCCCACCTGTTCGGTGCGACATCCTTCGACGGTTCCCTGGCCACGACGTTCAAACGGGCCGTGACCCACATCGTCTGCGACAACACGATGGCCGCCGGCCTCGCCGAGCGCGGACAGCAGGTCAAGATCAAGCACTCCCGGCACTCGAAGCTGCGGCTCGCCGAGGCCCGCGAGGCGCTGAACATCGTGTACGCACTGGCCGACGAATTCTCGACGGCGGTACGCGACCTGTGCCGGGTCGATGTCACCGAACGGCAATGGCAGGCGTTCCTGGACGCCCACACACCGATGCCACGGGAGCGAGGCCGCAGCCGCACCATGGCGGAGAACAAGCGAGACACCCTGGCCAAGCTCTGGAACCACGACCTACGCGTAGCCCCGTGGCGTGGTACGGCTTGGGGCGTGGTGCAGGCGGTGAACACTTTCACCCATCACGAGCAGAACGTACGCGGCGCCGAGCGAGCCGAACGCAACATGCTCCGTGCCATCACCGGCGGCATCGACGAACTCGACCAGGGAACCCTGCTCACCCTGTCCAAGGTGCTCGGCGAAAACGTGATCGCTCGCCTCCGTCCTTAG
- a CDS encoding ATP-binding protein, translating to MGYASTRSVALIGVTAHVVDIEADAAPGDAELYLVGLPELSVWPARARIRAAIRNSGTSWPDARITVSVSPVIPPVYDAAADLALAVALLAAAGVVPAERVAGRVFLGELALDGGIRPVRGVLPMVAAAVRAGISRVAVPAECAREAAQVPGAVVMPVTRLADVVDQLRHGAFRDHHDQEPESAPSSSFAVDLADVPGNQAARRALEVCAAGGHHLFLSGDGPATMLAERLPGILPPLSEQAAREVAEIYSLAGRFDRAPGVTPPLSAPHHTATPTAIFGSVAANRPGAVSLAHHGVLHLADAPEFVRPVLDSLCRPMDSGQVHLTGMGRSVRYPARFILVVDARPCSCPDGREECACTPEARRRYRARLAMLLSHVAARAPVEQEDRAAGTGESSAAVAARVLAARVRAAHRLADTPWRTNAEIPAPDLHTRFPVAPEAAELLGSAVSTGLVTADGLPRLLRVAWTLADLRGADRPQLDDAAGALELWKGADGDGAR from the coding sequence ATGGGCTACGCCTCAACCCGGTCGGTCGCCCTGATCGGTGTCACCGCGCATGTCGTCGACATCGAGGCCGATGCCGCACCCGGCGACGCGGAGCTGTATTTGGTCGGCCTGCCGGAGCTATCGGTTTGGCCTGCCCGCGCGCGGATCCGGGCCGCGATCCGCAACAGCGGAACGTCCTGGCCGGACGCGCGGATCACGGTGAGTGTGTCACCGGTGATCCCGCCGGTCTACGACGCGGCGGCCGATCTCGCGCTGGCCGTGGCGCTGCTGGCCGCCGCCGGTGTCGTCCCGGCCGAGCGGGTCGCCGGGCGGGTGTTCCTGGGTGAGCTGGCGCTGGACGGTGGGATACGCCCCGTCAGAGGCGTCCTGCCGATGGTGGCTGCCGCTGTCCGTGCCGGAATCAGCAGAGTCGCTGTCCCGGCGGAATGCGCGCGGGAGGCGGCGCAGGTCCCCGGCGCCGTGGTGATGCCCGTAACCAGGCTGGCCGACGTGGTCGACCAGCTCCGTCACGGGGCATTCCGCGATCATCACGACCAGGAACCGGAGTCTGCGCCGTCATCGTCATTCGCCGTCGACCTGGCCGACGTGCCGGGCAACCAGGCGGCCCGCCGCGCACTGGAGGTCTGCGCGGCGGGCGGGCACCACCTGTTCCTGTCCGGCGACGGCCCGGCCACGATGCTCGCCGAACGCCTTCCGGGCATCCTGCCGCCGCTGAGTGAGCAGGCCGCCCGGGAGGTCGCCGAGATCTACTCGCTGGCCGGACGCTTCGACAGAGCGCCGGGGGTCACGCCCCCGCTGTCCGCGCCGCATCACACGGCGACCCCTACGGCTATCTTCGGCAGCGTGGCGGCCAATCGCCCCGGTGCGGTCTCGCTCGCCCATCACGGCGTGCTGCATCTCGCCGACGCGCCGGAGTTCGTCCGCCCGGTCCTGGACAGCCTGTGCCGGCCAATGGACAGCGGACAGGTCCACCTCACCGGGATGGGCCGGAGCGTCCGCTACCCGGCGCGGTTCATCCTGGTTGTCGACGCTCGGCCATGCTCGTGCCCCGATGGGCGGGAGGAGTGTGCCTGCACACCGGAGGCGCGGCGCCGCTACCGGGCACGCCTCGCCATGCTTCTGTCGCACGTCGCCGCACGCGCACCTGTCGAGCAGGAGGATCGCGCCGCCGGGACGGGTGAGTCAAGTGCGGCGGTGGCCGCGCGGGTGCTCGCAGCGCGGGTACGGGCGGCCCACCGGCTGGCCGACACACCATGGCGGACCAACGCCGAGATACCCGCACCGGACCTGCACACGCGCTTTCCCGTCGCACCAGAGGCCGCAGAACTGCTCGGATCGGCGGTCAGCACCGGGCTCGTGACGGCCGACGGGCTGCCCCGGCTGCTGCGCGTGGCCTGGACACTGGCAGACCTGCGCGGCGCCGACCGTCCACAGCTCGACGATGCGGCGGGTGCCCTGGAGTTGTGGAAGGGGGCAGATGGCGATGGAGCCAGGTGA
- a CDS encoding DUF4192 domain-containing protein — MTSGLDHTVRLSRPADFIAIVPYMLGFHPDRSIVAMAFEPSAEPGSTARGLRFSMRFDLPDNSEDTPDLARRFAELLTRNGTERAILIGYGPGWHVTPVMDAIRGSLSDAGIDTIDALRAEGGRYWSYMCPDPDCCSPDGVPYDAGTNPAAAAAVFAGYVAQPDRAALSATLAPVGGQDREQVRAATREACAQARTLLAAGDDHGWYHEGLDQVAAALDRTQAGQELSADEVAWLGVRLTAICVRDAALTLIGRYDGDTHIKLWTQLARRVEPDFAAPPAALLAFLALCTGDGPLARVAVERALSVDPGYRLAGLIRTALDCGLPPETAAGMDCAGMADEIADKAAQCPDSARPVLPVGW, encoded by the coding sequence ATGACCTCTGGTCTGGATCACACGGTACGGCTGAGCCGTCCGGCGGACTTCATCGCGATCGTGCCCTACATGCTGGGGTTCCATCCGGATCGAAGCATCGTCGCGATGGCGTTCGAACCCAGCGCGGAACCTGGCAGCACCGCCCGAGGGCTGCGGTTCAGCATGCGTTTCGACCTGCCGGACAACTCCGAGGACACTCCCGACCTGGCCCGGCGCTTCGCCGAGTTGCTCACCCGCAACGGCACTGAGCGGGCGATCCTCATCGGGTATGGGCCCGGCTGGCACGTCACACCCGTGATGGACGCCATACGCGGCTCACTGTCGGATGCGGGGATCGACACGATCGACGCGCTCCGGGCCGAGGGTGGCCGCTACTGGTCGTATATGTGCCCCGATCCCGACTGCTGTTCACCGGATGGCGTGCCGTACGACGCGGGGACCAACCCGGCTGCGGCTGCTGCTGTGTTCGCCGGGTACGTCGCCCAGCCTGATCGGGCGGCACTCTCGGCGACGCTCGCCCCGGTGGGCGGGCAGGACCGGGAACAGGTGCGGGCCGCGACGCGCGAGGCCTGCGCTCAGGCGCGCACTCTGTTGGCTGCTGGGGACGATCACGGGTGGTATCACGAGGGCCTCGATCAAGTTGCCGCCGCGCTGGACCGCACCCAGGCCGGGCAGGAGCTGTCCGCCGACGAGGTCGCCTGGCTCGGCGTGCGGCTCACCGCGATCTGCGTCCGCGACGCGGCCTTGACCTTGATCGGCCGATACGACGGCGACACGCACATCAAGTTGTGGACCCAACTCGCCCGCAGGGTGGAACCGGACTTCGCCGCCCCTCCGGCCGCCTTGCTGGCGTTCCTCGCACTGTGCACCGGAGATGGGCCGCTGGCGCGCGTCGCTGTGGAGCGGGCGCTGTCGGTCGATCCCGGTTACCGCCTGGCGGGGCTGATCCGGACGGCCCTGGACTGTGGACTGCCGCCGGAGACGGCCGCCGGGATGGACTGCGCGGGTATGGCCGACGAGATCGCTGACAAGGCCGCCCAGTGCCCGGACTCCGCGCGGCCGGTGCTGCCGGTGGGGTGGTGA